The following are encoded together in the Bicyclus anynana chromosome 2, ilBicAnyn1.1, whole genome shotgun sequence genome:
- the LOC112048873 gene encoding uncharacterized protein LOC112048873, translating into MHFYKNNYFVMFLQCYSVLWSLPCDFHLSIVGILLFSLYRKNRRIAYATFTIILIASIVMSGVVIYQNKLSAVTMLDISGVKQIRKIVLTNPAYTQSHLRAGPYLIGFAFGYLISVYKLDKRKTVFSTPYSIIGFAVSICVGLIIMTTGGIINDKNRPYSAWEATLYVALSRNIWALAVACFIAFCEYGTVPGVSALLKSETFVSHSKLCYGTYLLHAIVYSRIVTSTRSPLDHNMYRILFNLSGVLVFCWILSVFLHLFFEAPMSNLTNILFQTKSRRDITNETEIDKKEVKKIN; encoded by the exons atgcatttttataaaaataattattttgtcatGTTTTTACAGTGTTATAGTGTCTTGTGGTCCCTGCCTTGTGACTTCCACCTGTCAATAGTCGGAATATTATTATTCTCACTGTACAGAAAGAATCGTCGCATTGCGTATGCAACTTTTACAATCATCCTGATTGCATCAATAGTCATGTCCGGTGTAGTTATTTACCAGAATAAATTATCTGCAGTTACTATGTTGGATATAAG TGGCGTGAAACAAATACGTAAAATTGTATTGACCAATCCAGCTTACACACAGAGTCATCTGCGTGCGGGTCCCTACTTGATAGGTTTCGCTTTCGGTTACCTCATTTCTGTGTATAAACTTGACAAACGCAAGACAGTCTTTTCCACG ccGTATTCTATAATAGGTTTCGCCGTATCAATTTGTGTGGGTCTAATAATTATGACAACAGGTGGCATTATAAATGACAAAAACCGACCCTACAGTGCATGGGAGGCGACTTTATACGTCGCTTTGAGCAGGAATATCTGGGCACTGGCCGTTGCTTGCTTTATTGCATTTTGCGAATATGGAACAGTTC CTGGCGTCAGTGCTCTGTTGAAGTCAGAAACATTCGTGTCTCACAGCAAGCTCTGCTACGGCACCTACCTGCTACACGCGATTGTCTACTCTCGCATTGTCACGTCTACGAGATCACCATTGGATCATAACATGTACCGAATA ttGTTCAACTTATCGGGCGTATTGGTATTTTGTTGGATACTCAGTGTGTTTCTGCATCTTTTTTTCGAAGCTCCAATGAGTAATCTCACTAACATTTTGTTCCAAACTAA ATCACGTCGAGACATCACAAATGAaacagaaatagacaaaaaagaagtgaagaaaataaattaa